A window of Hallerella porci genomic DNA:
GCAAAGACAGTCCTACAAGAGAACCTTGAAGAAGGTCCATCGTGACCAGCGTTTCCGCAATCACCCGAAGAACGGCAAGAAGGCTCACAAGGCAGCTCGCAGGCTGAAGACAATCTTCCTCGGCACTTGTATTCGGGTCATTTATACCATTAAAAGGAGCCGTATTCAGCAAGCTTTGTCTATAGCTACTTTTAGCAATTTGGGAAGCAGAATCCATAATCTGCTTCAAATTTGCAACTTCGCTAGAATTTAAAGACAAAAGGTTTATTGCCTGATTATCGTTGATCAAGTTATTAGCTTTAGCAATCCTAACATCATTGTTAGAATCTTCAACAAACAGGGTGCGGATGTTCGTATTTGCCCATTTTTGATAGTCCGAACATGAAACAAATATACTTGCTGCATTTACATCCAACTGGAGCGCTTCCTGATTCCATTCATCAGCCGTAGCATC
This region includes:
- a CDS encoding LEPR-XLL domain-containing protein; the protein is MSNSKKNKMFKKNNRFDCKIEQLEPRLMMDATADEWNQEALQLDVNAASIFVSCSDYQKWANTNIRTLFVEDSNNDVRIAKANNLINDNQAINLLSLNSSEVANLKQIMDSASQIAKSSYRQSLLNTAPFNGINDPNTSAEEDCLQPASCLVSLLAVLRVIAETLVTMDLLQGSLVGLSL